Proteins found in one Plasmodium coatneyi strain Hackeri chromosome 10, complete sequence genomic segment:
- a CDS encoding Merozoite surface protein 3 — protein sequence MRQFFGATFFVFFVNLYIHQNNVMSKEIVNFKNTNLRNGWTGKNITLQGDGSGQIETEGQDTETTQEKKYTRKEEEDEKAKKAKEEALKDQKETEDKVKEVLDAAKKVEEADTEIKDAMQKLKQIAEEAKKTVTTKAKEVEEKADRATGASTLAITSMLAKAAEEAKGVVKKETEKAKKVAEAAQHVVNAYEAKKEAEKAQEEAQKAHKETDTANVSVTKLVEESEDKITQEEMKRLITVKKNVEQALNKIKQELEKIKQELENAKQKSTKAATEADKAKTKDAIIDQAYVNNIEKYAKEAIEAAKKATKSKAEVEKKAGIAKMQAGIAEIQVGIAKIQIALEEAKIAAKEATSAKEVTIELAKMATSANLPKDTATEKATEANNKVQEIEALLKEINKVENVEEAKQKVQKATELKDVAKKAKAEAKIAVSVAQVHVAKQEATRLVQVADDEKKKAKEAVETAENVKKAAEKVSEQVENVPEIKEAVKSATEEVETAKTEEKNAEMEAIEASEKAYTLEYLLLMVTEAANKVKGAQGDKITSTLQEAQEKALQADHKTQETFNITKKAIEASKKAQKAAEVAKAQAAKAEAYKAVEDVKNEVQKIKRLATKLKESEASIVEKEAAEAAGKLAESEVEKVTIEAKKANDAAGKAKEANTLEKAKEEAIKAIDASKKAQKQAKISIQKIEFEYLKLIKQDALEPLDTSAEEGNNVVDNNEEVVQEVEDPGSKEDDPEEEDDDKDDDNVEEVENELEEVLEIEEEEEEEEEEEEADQSEAQEGESESVNQEGKETAGNPPPSDTASKVQTPSVQPQEPDNKPLSDSKAQALLADKNKDLMDLKKEADQITKNIMNTLDGDTGVLDTLKDFAKDLNQFILDL from the coding sequence ATGAGGCAATTTTTCGGCGCcaccttttttgtattcttCGTAAATTTATACATTCACCAAAATAATGTTATGAGCAAAGAAAttgttaattttaaaaataccaACTTGAGGAACGGTTGGACAGGTAAAAACATCACCCTGCAGGGTGATGGAAGCGGACAGATAGAAACAGAAGGACAGGATACCGAGAcaacacaagaaaaaaagtacacaagaaaagaggaggaagatgaaaaagctaaaaaagcaaaagaagaagcccTGAAGGAtcaaaaagaaacagaagatAAAGTGAAAGAAGTACTAGATGCagcaaaaaaagtagaagaagcagacacagaaataaaagatgcaatgcaaaaattaaaacaaatagcagaagaagcaaagaaaacTGTAACAACAAAGGCAAAggaagtagaagaaaaagcagatAGAGCAACAGGGGCGTCTACACTTGCTATAACAAGTATGCTCGCAAAGGCTGCTGAAGAGGCAAAAGGTGttgtaaagaaagaaacagaaaaggcTAAAAAGGTAGCAGAAGCAGCACAGCATGTTGTAAATGCATATGAAGCGAAGAAGGAGGCAGAAAAAGCACAAGAAGAAGCACAAAAGGCTCATAAAGAAACAGATACTGCAAATGTATCAGTCACAAAATTAGTGGAAGAATCTGAAGACAAAATAACacaagaagaaatgaaaagattGATaacagtgaaaaaaaatgtggaacaaGCATTAAACAAGATAAAGCAAGAATTGGAAAAGATAAAACAAGAActggaaaatgcaaaacaaAAGTCAACTAAAGCTGCAACCGAAGCAGATAAAGCAAAGACAAAGGATGCAATAATAGACCAAGcatatgtaaataatatagaaaaatatgctAAGGAAGCAATAGAAGCAGCGAAAAAAGCCACGAAATCAAAGGCAGAAGTAGAGAAGAAAGCAGGAATAGCAAAAATGCAAGCTGGAATAGCAGAAATACAAGTAGGAATAGCAAAAATTCAAATCGCActggaagaagcaaaaatagcAGCAAAGGAAGCTACATCAGCAAAAGAAGTAACGATTGAATTAGCAAAAATGGCAACATCAGCCAATTTGCCTAAAGACACGGCAACAGAGAAAGCAACTGAAGCAAATAATAAGGTACAAGAAATAGAAGCTTTactaaaagaaataaataaggtAGAAAACGTGGAGGaagcaaaacaaaaagtgcaaaaagcCACCGAGCTAAAAGACGTAGCGAAGAaagcaaaagcagaagcaaaAATAGCGGTATCAGTTGCGCAAGTGCATGTAGCGAAACAGGAAGCAACCAGGTTAGTACAGGTAGCtgatgatgaaaaaaagaaagcaaaagaGGCTGTAGAAACAGCAgagaatgtaaaaaaggcaGCAGAAAAGGTATCTGAACAAGTAGAAAATGTACCTGAAATAAAAGAGGCTGTAAAATCTGCAACAGAAGAAGTAGAAACTGCGAAAACGGAAGAGAAGAATGCTGAAATGGAAGCAATCGAAGCATCAGAAAAAGCATACACATTAGAATATCTGTTATTAATGGTAACAGAAGCAGCCAATAAAGTAAAAGGAGCACAAGGAGATAAAATAACAAGTACATTGCAAGAAGCACAAGAAAAAGCATTACAAGCGGATCATAAGACACAGGAAACATTTAATATAACGAAGAAAGCAATAGAAGCTTCTAAGAAAGCACAAAAAGCAGCAGAAGTAGCAAAGGCACAAGcagcaaaagcagaagcataTAAAGCAGTAGAagatgtaaaaaatgaggtacaaaaaattaaaagactagcaacaaaattgaaggaatCTGAAGCATCAATAGTAGAGAAAGAAGCAGCTGAAGCGGCAGGAAAGTTAGCAGAATCTGAAGTAGAGAAAGTAACAattgaagcaaaaaaagcaaatgaTGCAGCAGGTAAAGCAAAAGAAGCAAATACACTAGAAAAAGCCAAAGAAGAAGCAATCAAAGCAATAGACGCTTctaaaaaagcacaaaaacaAGCAAAAATATCCATACAGAAAATAGAATTCGAATATCTGAAGCTGATAAAGCAAGACGCATTAGAACCATTGGACACATCTGCAGAGGAAGGTAATAACGTAGTCGACAACAATGAAGAAGTGGTACAGGAAGTCGAAGATCCGGGAAGTAAGGAAGACGATcctgaagaagaagacgacGACAAGGACGATGACAACGTTGAAGAAGTGGAAAACGAACTGGAAGAAGTGCTGGAaatagaagaggaggaggaggaggaagaagaggaagaagaagccgACCAATCAGAGGCGCAGGAAGGAGAGTCAGAGAGTGTAAaccaggaaggaaaagaaacggCAGGTAACCCACCCCCTAGTGACACTGCGTCTAAAGTACAAACTCCAAGTGTGCAACCCCAGGAACCGGATAACAAACCATTAAGTGATAGCAAAGCCCAAGCGCTCCTCGCAGACAAGAATAAGGATCTTAtggacttaaaaaaagaagctgaccaaataaccaaaaatataatgaacaCACTTGACGGGGATACGGGAGTCCTAGACACGCTCAAGGATTTCGCAAAAGATTTGAATCAGTTCATTCTGGACTTGTAA